Proteins encoded by one window of Fimbriiglobus ruber:
- a CDS encoding phage major capsid protein has translation MAEYTAAELISRVKKAEEKAESAERKLREMEDRPAPGAGPGNARFTKGHSGTNNPDSKRFSMTSFAINGLARNDVSAAKFEMDTIDRFSKALHATGQGLVGAPAGAKWLPLRWDGFDHVAETDDGKFAKAVLQDAAVRTGGSYDPEEAEWLARRGIIRKSATQATGQSAFIDNLGGSLVAPPVQGEVIPLIRPQAAFLAAGAQSMTLPPSGRYVRPRLTRPTVASALGEGVTTPATTVGTGQMTLTAKKISGAMYISEEATNYTSGTIDTIAQNDLGITLGLKADAFAFYGTGGTSIPAGLTSAEYAAAVINVETAYPSGKGIGANGNTLLPQYGDLLPVLIEERSFNLDATKGTWIMRPTALASAFGVRADAVTAGDGAGPLVDLLRRFSDGGPQQWRGRRVVQSTNINGARTKGSGTNLSDAFYGMWNHAIMATYGALMFTQGHDGFTFLNGQYIVKGTMYGDVGFEYPEAFLWLTNVIGSQGLI, from the coding sequence ATGGCCGAGTACACTGCGGCGGAACTGATCAGCCGCGTCAAGAAAGCTGAAGAAAAGGCGGAGTCCGCCGAGAGGAAACTCCGCGAGATGGAGGACCGCCCGGCCCCCGGCGCCGGTCCGGGTAACGCCCGGTTCACCAAGGGGCACTCAGGGACCAATAACCCGGACTCCAAGCGGTTCTCGATGACGTCCTTCGCCATCAACGGACTCGCGCGGAACGACGTTTCCGCCGCCAAGTTCGAGATGGACACCATCGACCGTTTCTCCAAGGCCCTCCACGCCACCGGGCAAGGGCTGGTCGGCGCCCCGGCCGGGGCGAAGTGGCTCCCTCTCCGGTGGGACGGGTTTGACCACGTCGCGGAAACCGACGACGGCAAGTTCGCCAAGGCCGTCTTACAGGACGCGGCCGTTCGCACCGGCGGCAGCTACGACCCGGAAGAAGCCGAATGGCTGGCCCGCCGCGGCATCATCCGGAAGTCCGCGACCCAAGCGACCGGCCAATCGGCGTTCATTGATAATCTCGGCGGGTCGTTGGTGGCCCCGCCGGTCCAAGGGGAAGTGATTCCCTTGATCCGCCCGCAAGCGGCCTTCCTTGCTGCGGGTGCCCAGTCGATGACTCTTCCCCCGTCAGGGCGGTACGTGCGCCCCCGTCTGACCCGGCCGACCGTCGCCTCGGCACTCGGCGAAGGCGTGACCACCCCGGCCACGACGGTCGGGACCGGCCAGATGACCTTGACGGCGAAGAAGATTAGCGGGGCGATGTACATCTCGGAGGAAGCGACCAACTACACCTCGGGGACCATCGACACGATCGCCCAAAACGATTTAGGCATCACCCTCGGGCTGAAGGCCGACGCATTCGCGTTTTACGGGACCGGGGGGACGAGTATCCCTGCCGGTCTGACATCGGCCGAATATGCGGCGGCCGTAATCAACGTCGAGACCGCTTACCCGAGCGGCAAGGGGATCGGGGCGAACGGGAACACCCTTCTACCGCAGTATGGCGACTTGCTCCCCGTTCTGATCGAGGAGCGGTCGTTCAACCTCGACGCGACCAAGGGTACGTGGATCATGCGGCCCACGGCCCTCGCCTCCGCCTTCGGCGTCCGGGCCGACGCTGTGACCGCCGGGGACGGCGCCGGGCCGCTGGTCGACCTGCTCCGCCGGTTCTCGGACGGCGGCCCCCAGCAGTGGCGGGGTCGGCGGGTAGTCCAGTCCACGAACATCAACGGGGCGCGGACCAAGGGGTCTGGCACGAACCTCTCCGACGCCTTCTACGGGATGTGGAACCACGCCATCATGGCGACCTACGGCGCCCTGATGTTCACCCAAGGCCACGACGGGTTCACGTTTTTGAACGGTCAGTACATCGTCAAAGGAACGATGTACGGAGACGTCGGGTTCGAGTACCCCGAAGCTTTTCTCTGGCTGACCAACGTCATCGGTAGCCAAGGCCTGATCTAA